In Shewanella sp. GD04112, the sequence TGATAACTCGCTTAATGCGATTACGCTGATTGGCGCGTTTTACATAGCGTTTAGCTACAGTAAGACCCAAACGCGGATGTTGTTCCGAATTAGGAATGGCAAGCAGAGTGATTTCAGCAGAAGAAGCTTTGATGGGATTGGAGAATACAGATTTAAATTGCGCGGGAGTTAGCAAGCGTAACTC encodes:
- the rnpA gene encoding ribonuclease P protein component, producing MTSYTFTRELRLLTPAQFKSVFSNPIKASSAEITLLAIPNSEQHPRLGLTVAKRYVKRANQRNRIKRVIRDSFRLNQHDIPHLDIVVLVRNGVMEMENAEINKLIEKLWRKLSRRYNG